In Haliaeetus albicilla chromosome 12, bHalAlb1.1, whole genome shotgun sequence, a genomic segment contains:
- the CDR2L gene encoding cerebellar degeneration-related protein 2-like yields MLSADRMEEFQSEEEEPWYDQQDLEQDLHLAAELGKTLLERNKELEDSLQQMYATNEEQVQEIEYLTKQLETLRQMNEQHAKVYEQLDLTARDLELANQKLVLESKTSQQKIQCLTETIEGLQNQVEELQKQVEEMRSLEQLRIRREKRERRRTIHTFPCLKELCSSPRYEDAFQVHSSSTEFNQKPLERENERLQAMVNSLRSQVNQEKQRKERVEREYTSVIQEYSDLEQRVCEMENCKLRIKELEAELLELQQMKQVKKYLLSREDNLSEALLEPLNNAPEADYIDLSEEEGGKSHGPSMTPSPNHPVRKSCSDTALNAIVTKDAVSRHEGNYTLHANNVRKRGMSILREVDEQYHALLEKYEELLSKCRQHKDSVRHTGVQTSRPISRDSSFRDFRGEGHELEERKTMEKTISKHVEAVDKRLEQSQPEYKALFKEIFSRIQKTKADINATKVKNKSSK; encoded by the exons ACTTGCACTTGGCCGCAGAGCTGGGGAAGACACTGCTGGAGCGCAACAAAGAGCTGGAGGACTCCCTGCAGCAGATGTATGCCACCAACGAGGAACAAGTGCAGGAAATTGAG tACCTGACCAAGCAACTAGAGACGTTGCGGCAGATGAACGAACAGCACGCCAAAGTCTACGAGCAGCTGGACCTGACAGCACGGGACCTGGAGCTAGCTAACCAGAAACTTGTGCTGGAAAGCAAGACATCCCAGCAGAAGATACAGTG TTTGACAGAAACAATCGAGGGGCTGCAGAACCAAGTGGaggagctgcagaagcaggtgGAGGAAATGCGGAGCTTGGAGCAGCTCCGCATTCGGCGGGAGAAGAGGGAGCGGCGCCGAACCATCCACACCTTCCCTTGCCTTAAAGAActgtgctccagccccag gtATGAGGATGCATTCCAAGTCCACAGCTCTTCCACAGAGTTCAACCAGAAGCCACTGGAGAGGGAGAATGAACGTCTCCAAGCCATGGTGAACTCCCTGAGGTCCCAAGTCAACCAGGAGAAGCAGCGGAAGGAGAGGGTTGAGCGAGAGTACACCTCCGTTATTCAGGAGTACTCGGACCTCGAGCAGCGGGTGTGCGAGATGGAGAACTGCAAACTGCGCATCAAGGAACTGGAAGCAGAGCTCCTAGAGCTACAACAGATGAAACAAGTCAAGAAGTATTTGCTCAGCAGAGAAGACAACTTGTCCGAGGCCCTCCTTGAGCCGCTGAATAATGCCCCAGAAGCAGACTACATTGACCtctctgaggaggagggaggaaaaagtcATGGGCCATCAATGACGCCTTCCCCAAACCACCCTGTCCGGAAAAGCTGCAGTGACACAGCCCTCAATGCCATCGTGACCAAGGATGCCGTGAGTCGGCACGAGGGCAATTACACGCTGCACGCTAACAACGTGCGCAAACGGGGCATGTCCATCCTGAGGGAAGTGGACGAGCAGTATCACGCCTTGCTGGAGAAGTACGAAGAGCTTCTGAGCAAATGCCGGCAGCACAAGGACAGCGTGCGCCACACAGGAGTCCAAACGTCCCGGCCCATCTCTCGCGACAGCTCCTTCAGAGACTTCCGAGGAGAGGGACATGAGTTGGAAGAGCGGAAAACCATGGAGAAGACCATCAGCAAACACGTGGAGGCCGTGGACAAGCggctggagcagagccagcCCGAGTACAAGGCTCTTTTTAAGGAGATCTTCTCCCGcatccagaaaacaaaagcagacatCAATGCCACAAAGGTGAAAAACAAGAGCAGCAAATGA